The sequence below is a genomic window from Sander lucioperca isolate FBNREF2018 chromosome 10, SLUC_FBN_1.2, whole genome shotgun sequence.
GAGTTTCAGCGAACCATTTCCAGCTCTGTTGAATCTCCTTCGGCCATCTGGGAGTCATATGACTGCACCTTGAGATCCGAGTTTGGCCCACATTCCAGGTGGACTTGAGTGCCAAAGTTCACATTGGATTTGCGTCTCACTCCACCTAGTGGTTTCATTTTTAACAGTATCAAGCAGCAAATCAGAAGCCCCGGATGACAAGAATGTGTCCCAAAACGAATCAGTCAGTTAAAGACTTAAAGGACAAGAACATATGTTAGGCATATAAGCTTTTGCTTCAgccagagatggcaaaagtaggctactcacttcccgtagcctactcaagtaaaagtacagatacttgtgttaaaaatactcaagtaaaagtaacgaagtacaggcttgtaaatgtagcctacttaaagtataaaagtaaaagtagccttgcgactgacaaccattttttatcaacccgttctcattccgaactcgtaaaataaggacgtttggacagtggctgtcagcgtctgatgtgacgaaaaaggcgtctttcagcgtatttgtgtaacgcactagggagagcagcagttagataggatttagcgagtagtatgtaagggcgaatttccgggcaaggaggttggttggggtgatagatgggtcaaacaaacacaggactttcccccaggagagtggggttcacatcccgcttgtcacgcttgctatattcgctttttattttcctcccgcgtgtcacaaaaccgtacgcccacccacacaggactttcacccaggagagcggggttcgcatcccgcttgtcacgcttgctatattCGCTTTTcattttcctcccgcgtgtcacagaaccgtacgcccacccacgaccctttcctaaacataaccatcccgttcttcccgtgtgtcacggaaccgtaagcccacccacgaccttttccttaacataactgcttCAAAAGGAacggcaatagtcctgaccaagcgcgtttacttataacgctaaagggacggcaatagtcccgaccaagcgcgtttacttatagcgctaaaggagacttttagcgtcaataagaacgacaaaggcacctgaccaagcgtccgtattttacgagatgagtgtgagaacctgttgtttttattcaaagctacctggaccacacaaatgttactaggGTGTGAGCTGAGAAACTccagtggacatggaaaaaagccTCTTTATATaccattgcctacattttaaatggatgtctgccattataggcctaaaacatcacatagaTGATTATTGTGACGtagactgggactccaggttaataagattctgactgagtagtaagatatgaattcaattgtgattctgtgagaattcacagatccagtttctcttttttaatcttccccttaacatttaaaggaatctacatgtactgtatgtgtgtgtgctcagggatacttcaccgatttagcattaagctttgtatcagtagaaacacggtagtatttttgaatgactgtgcttccctccctcatgtccccctgagatgagagatctctgtattgtggatctggaaaaaagcctctgatgacgcaaaaatcatcGTTTTCCgtcatcggaggcatttttgcccagaggcaatggactacagccagtagtaggagctacttccgcatgttttcaacccgctcATAGGGGGAAGATTCCGAAAATTGCCGAGGCAAAACGAGaatcagccatcttgaatcctcgctggcttctcagcagaaaacttttagatagatagataaatttgtattcatcccgaaggaaattttagaacaattatgtgcattcaaactaccgcacatgtgtaccaccgggatacattggtacagatcggagaatatgcaggacactttattacaaacggaatactcgacacactacgcgagcttcgcCCGCCGGCTATCGAGACCAGCAGTGTTGCTCGATGcctctggccggtaaagggaTATCATCAGCGGGGAACATTGAACGAGTTTGCCGGTGGAaagctagccggccacctgttccatcaatcctgcttgcaagtgtccactcattagacaacaaactggactacatccaacttcaacgaaactcccaacgcgagttcagagactgctatgtttttgttgttgtggaaacattgctgtatcggactatccagctaccaggctgactgctctgtcgccgggtaagactagctagtggaagtgggctgtgttaacacggactgcctggCGCAGAAatgggggtgcttgtatccaactaactgctaactgctggtggagtttgtgactgttaaatgccgaccattctacattccacgcaaatttacggctgtgtttatactcggtgtttatagcccaccaagcgctaatgctagtagcgctatgtgttagctgaactttacaaagcatataatgtgtgtgcactaaaagTAGCCTGTTTcatatgtcgtttttatataatgtcgtttttatatattttaaatgtttaacaccacttgagccagggtgaaacgttgtttcgtgtatatgtttgaaatgacaataaaacacacttaagttgagttgactgtctcactgtctgtctgtctgtaaacggtaggcgtggcttgggagtagacgctaaagcagcgaagcaagtgcattctgggatttggtgtctttcatccacatgagccaaaaacacattttctggcttttctcggcctagaagccaccaaatTTCACATTTCTAATACATAAGTGACTCAATTTAAAGatttattcatctttccaacggtgaaatatccctttaagaaGTCCCCCATACTTTTAGAGTTACAActaacaaccactagatggcagcagcgtataagaaatgaactgaAAGCTAGTAAATCTTTTAACATGGagtgctaataataataaatgtaatatgtATGATCTccgttttcttcattttcaatcatgtcgccGTCCATACTACTATGCTAACGTTACCGccatcaagccgcaatgatttgcCGCGAATGAATGACGCCAAATCTGTTGAGTAGTCTTGTAGTGGTGCGTCAAGTACAACGTATATTCCAacgtatattcccatccaattaggttgaattcggtattgatgacgggaaaaataataacagttcctccactgaaattatgaaactaaagtaacgagccaattttgtaaaatgtaaggagtagaaagtaggCTACCGGTAttcgtgttaaaaatgtaaggagtaaaagtaaaaagtcggcacaaaaataaatagtaaagtaaaaatatctgaaaaagctacttgagtacagtaacgaagtatttgtactttgttacgtCACATCTCTGGCTTCAGCCTAAGCCTTTTCAGTCACTTTTTTACTGTTTGAGTTTACACTGTGATGTGTTTATAATTATTGTTTTAAAGATGACTGGAAGATTCAAAATTCAAGAGGTGTATTATCATTTGCACAGTAAAGACAACTTACACCATACAATGAAAAGCTTGCTTTGCCAGTCTTCCTTACacgacaaataaaaaataaaaatggatagGGGGCATAAAGTGTACTGTGGTGAAGGCCACATGTCCTTCACATCTCCACTGATAAGTTGTGCAGTTTCTCACAGTTGGAGAGCCTTCCTGTTCTGAGCAGTGCTGTCTCCATACCATACTGTGATGGAGCCATGGAAATAAACAACTAAACTCTAAACTAAAGCTTTGATATCCCCAACTACCAATATATAGTCCATGATcatttctgcaggtttcacatTTTGTAAAGTCTATCTTATAACAGTAGCCTACTGGGATTATGCACATAAACATGGTTATTGATCACTGTAATCCTCTTTCTTCCCTTCCTACAGTGATTAAATGGAAGTGATTGGGAACAAAATCCACGATCAATGCATTCAAGTTTAACTGAAGCTAATGATGTATGAGGCTTTAGACAAATCAACTTCCTAACCAATAGACCTCAGTCTGTCGGTTATATAATCACACTACAGAATATACTATATTCTCAACCATCACCCTGAACACCGGCGTTCAAGAAGGCTCACCAGCGTCTCTTCTTGTCTCCTCAGATCCTGGTGAACCTCTACCGCTGCACCATCGAGAGCATCCTCACCAACTGTGTCACAGTTTGGTATGACAACTGCTCTGCCTACGACCGAAAAGCACTGCAGAGGGTGGTGAAAACTGCCCAACGCATCATTGGTTCCTCACTCCCCTCCATCGAGGCCATCCAGGGCAAGCGATGCTTGTGTAAGGCGCGCAGCATCATCAAAGACTgttctcaccccaaccacagACTGTTCACCCCACTCCCGTCCGGGAGGCGTCTCAGGTCTCTCCGCACCAGCACGTTCAGAGGAAGCGCCTATCCTGCGGCTGTCACCCTACTAAACTCTAGCTCTGCATCCCGGTGACAAACAACCAACTAAGCCCCCCAACCCACCCCATCCCCCTCCCCTGCCCCCGCTCCTGCCTGTTGAGGTGTCCACGACCATGGCAACCTTGACAGGGACAACAAGGAGGCGGACATCCCCAGCCCTCTCCAGGACATCCCCAGAACCCCCCTTTGTGGTTTCATGGACTGTGCAGCAGAGGGATGTAACACAAAGAGGGAAGTTGGTGCTAAAGACACTGTAACTTTGAAGTAACAAGTACAAGAGGACCAATTACAGCAACCAGTATGTATGAGCATGTCAGGATTGTAttaggtttaaagaaatgtgaaCATATTATTTAACCCAGATACAGACTTATAATTGCTATTATTTCAATACTAAAATTTTGTCTATGGAGCAGAGATACCACTTTACTATTTGTATACTGATGGACGCCTCTATCATTTGTGAAATCCCACACATATTAAGCTATGCTAATGTGACAGTAAGACTTTTTCAGTATCTTCACCGTCTGAGTTATTGTTTTGAGTGTAAAAAAGAATTGTTGGTGACTCAgataggttaaaaaaaatatacacttAAGCTTCAAGTAAATATAGTTTCTACCCGTCACACATACACTGTATACCATTTGTATTAGTCTTGTCATATTTGCCCTCAAGATTTTTGATGCATACATGTATAATATTTCCTCCCAAACTCAATGAGAAAGTAATTTTGTTCTTCACCTTTCTGTCCAAACTTCCTTTTTTTGTCAATTCACACtgaaggaaacaggaaacacacccAACAATTTCACATCAATGTTAAGATGTAATACATATTGACAAAGCACAACGAAGCCCTACAAGCTCTTCTGGGTCTCTCTCACAGTGAGTATTGCATTTACGCAGAATACAGGCAGTTTAATTCTAGAACTTTGTAGCATGTAGGCTCCCAGGTGCTATAGATAttgctgtaaaactgagttcACTCACTGAGTTCAGGATTATGTCGGTTAACCTCAAAGTGTCTTTCTTGGATCAGATGAAGCTGTCAGGCCTGATTGATCTTAGTCTCATATTTATCCTGGTCTCTAATTCAAAAGGTGGGTGACATAAtaagttgttttgtgtttggaATTTTATCTCATGAAGTATGCacttaaataaatatgaattctGTTTTGGTTTTAAACACAGGTCAAAACTGGACTGTTAGTgtcaacaaaatgtttaatgaaACATTGGGTTCAAACGTGACCATACCATGTTCCTTTACCTATCCATTCAAACACCACACTGAAAAGGTTCAAGTTTACTGGAAAAAGCTTGGGGAAAGAAATACCCTTAATACCTTCGACAAAGACCGAAATGCATTTGTTTTTCACCCAAATGACACATTTGTGCTTGAGAAGTACAGAGGAAAGACCAAACTCACTGGAAATAAAGCCAAAGGTGACTGCACCCTCAAGATCTTTAATGTCTCGGAGTATGAGCCAAATATCTATGTGAGAGTTATTGCAAAGGACAATTACAGTTTCACGGCTGATATTGTCACCATTTATGTGTCTGGTAAGAATTTCAATGAAACATTTAtagataaacaaataaataaatacacacacacatacatatatatatatatatatatatatatatatatatatatatatatatatatatatatatatatatacacacacacacacatttgtttgaGTAAAGGGAAATTTATATAATACCTTACATGTTTCTCCCACAGCGCCAGGTGATAAACCAATCAGTCTTAAGCCAGGTACAGTATATCCTCTCAGTTTGTATTATCTTATTCATGTTGATTCTGTACTCCTCAATTTGCTTATTGGCTGCATATTATTTCTCcattcattataacaaaagaCTAGGGTAAAATAGAATTCAAATgtaaacttcttttttttttttttataccagaACCATTACCCAACTTTGAAACAACAACAAGTGAGTTTACACATTTAGATTCTTAGGACAGTTTCAGACTAACATTTAATATGTAAACATCTGTAATTAATTTTCCTTCATTGAAAACATCCCTGTTCACAACAGACATGGCAGTTTTCTCCACAGTGGGTACGACCAGGGAGGCTTCACTGTATACGGCTATCTTTGTTCCAGTCGCTGCACTTCTGATCATTATTGTTGTCGCTGCAATCGTCGtttgcataaaaaaaagaaggtaacTTCACTTTATCTCGGTTGTAATTTCTTTGTTTCATGACTGATCCTTGTGTTTTTCTTATGTGAAGCATGTGCAGTCCCACACAACAAAAAGGTGTTTTGCTTCTTGTCACTTCACTTGAATGTTTGATGTTCGCTGTGCAGAAGGATGTATGTGCAGTTTGACATTAGAAGGTTGTTTCTACGTTCATCTGCTGAAGGGAAAAATTTCTCTTTACTCACCTTAAATGTGAGCTTAAGGCATGTACATATATGATTTGTTTGATGTGCAAAAGGAGGAATATATGTAATTTAAAGAGGTATTTTTCTTTCATGTAAAATTCATGGAGGGGGTCTTTAAATGGGTaagttttgtaaaataaaatatctttATGATAAATAGATGATAGATTGATATCTTCTAACCTATTTTCACAGGTCACAATCTTTTACCAGGGAGGAATCTGGATATTATGCAAATGTTAGCCGAGCATCATCAAACCAAGCCAAAAGGTTTGTTTCATGGTATGATTGTGAAATCAAATTAGAATTGGGATACTATTGTTTCAGTGTCTATATGCATGAGCAATACAAGAAACAAAGTTTAATACTAGACTCATAAAGACGTTTGActctagacaaaaaaaaagattccaTCAGATATGTGCATGTGAATTGCAGACACAATGACACGTCTGATGCCTGTTTATTTGAATAAGAATCCGAACAAGTCTCTTTTGTCTTTTCAGAGAAGCATCTTGCGTAACACAAGACAACAATAAACTTTCTGAACTGAAGGCCATTGATGAACCTGTCTACATCAACATTGAGGTACAATACCCCCACTCAGTTGGGTTTTATTATACTAAGAAGATGGCCTAAATCTAAAACTCCACAGAATACCTTCAATGTAACCAGACTTCTGTCTTTGCAGGCCATACCAGGTCAGATGGATCGAAGTATGGAACACACAGACAATATATATGGAAACGTGGATTATGAAAAATAGCAGAAAAGCTGCATCTCGCTGGGGTTTTGCAGAATTTTCTGGTATGGACGctcttatttttaattttttttaatctctttttcaagcataaatacaaacacataaacacaaaaagaGAACAAACGAATAAGAACTTAAAATCAAGCAATGGGGGCTTATATttcaaaagagaaataaaaaaggtaGAGCTGGGAGTCAAACTTACCTGCTC
It includes:
- the LOC116049329 gene encoding myelin-associated glycoprotein-like translates to MSVNLKVSFLDQMKLSGLIDLSLIFILVSNSKGQNWTVSVNKMFNETLGSNVTIPCSFTYPFKHHTEKVQVYWKKLGERNTLNTFDKDRNAFVFHPNDTFVLEKYRGKTKLTGNKAKGDCTLKIFNVSEYEPNIYVRVIAKDNYSFTADIVTIYVSAPGDKPISLKPEPLPNFETTTNMAVFSTVGTTREASLYTAIFVPVAALLIIIVVAAIVVCIKKRRSQSFTREESGYYANVSRASSNQAKREASCVTQDNNKLSELKAIDEPVYINIEAIPGQMDRSMEHTDNIYGNVDYEK